In Luteimonas sp. MC1750, the following proteins share a genomic window:
- a CDS encoding dipeptide epimerase, whose product MKITDIRLAMLRVPLKTPFKTALRTVDTVEDIVVMIHTDDGRIGYGEAAPTAVITGDTHGSMIEAIHRIIGPRLIGRDVADLNRNVQLVQSAMERNTSAKAAVEIALYDLWAQLYGAPLYRMLGGGGDPVVTTDLTISVDYIDKMVADSLAALDRGFESLKIKVGKDIGLDIERVKAIHAAVDGRALLRLDANQGWTPKQAVFAIHALEDAGIHLELLEQPVPARDIEGLKYVTERVHTPVMADESVFGPAEVIDLIQRRAADIINIKLMKTGGLSNAIRIADIAAVHGVDCMIGCMIESAISVAAAVHLAVAKAGTITKVDLDGPSLCTFDPVEGGVEFNESEIAISDAPGLGIRSVRGLEPIAVG is encoded by the coding sequence ATGAAGATCACCGACATCCGGCTCGCGATGCTGCGGGTTCCGCTGAAGACCCCGTTCAAGACCGCGCTGCGCACCGTCGACACGGTGGAAGACATCGTGGTGATGATCCACACCGACGATGGCCGCATCGGCTACGGCGAGGCCGCGCCCACCGCGGTCATCACCGGCGACACCCACGGCTCGATGATCGAGGCGATCCACCGGATCATCGGCCCGCGCCTCATCGGCCGCGACGTCGCCGACCTCAACCGCAACGTGCAGCTGGTGCAAAGCGCGATGGAGCGCAACACCAGCGCCAAGGCGGCGGTCGAGATCGCGCTCTACGACCTGTGGGCGCAGCTCTACGGCGCCCCGCTCTACCGCATGCTCGGCGGCGGCGGCGATCCGGTGGTCACCACCGACCTCACCATCAGCGTGGACTACATCGACAAGATGGTGGCCGACTCGCTGGCGGCGCTCGATCGCGGCTTCGAGTCGCTCAAGATCAAGGTCGGCAAGGACATCGGGCTCGACATCGAGCGCGTCAAGGCGATCCACGCCGCGGTCGACGGCCGCGCCCTGTTGCGCCTGGACGCCAACCAGGGCTGGACGCCGAAGCAGGCGGTGTTCGCCATCCACGCGCTGGAAGACGCCGGCATCCACCTCGAGCTGCTGGAGCAGCCGGTGCCCGCGCGCGACATCGAAGGCCTGAAATACGTCACCGAACGGGTGCATACCCCGGTGATGGCCGACGAGAGCGTGTTCGGCCCGGCCGAGGTGATCGATCTGATCCAGCGCCGCGCCGCCGACATCATCAACATCAAGCTGATGAAGACCGGCGGGCTGTCGAACGCCATCCGCATCGCCGACATCGCCGCCGTCCACGGCGTCGACTGCATGATCGGCTGCATGATCGAGTCCGCGATCAGCGTGGCCGCCGCCGTCCACCTGGCGGTGGCCAAGGCCGGCACCATCACCAAGGTCGACCTCGACGGCCCTTCGCTGTGCACCTTCGACCCGGTCGAAGGCGGCGTGGAGTTCAACGAGTCGGAGATCGCCATCAGCGACGCGCCGGGCCTGGGCATCCGCTCGGTGCGCGGGCTCGAGCCGATCGCGGTCGGCTGA
- a CDS encoding cation:dicarboxylase symporter family transporter translates to MRRLSNAARVLLALALGAIIGLALSYSDPELGARAADLVQPIGRLWLNALQMTVVPLVAALVVLGVNSATDAAASGRTARRAMAVFAVLLIASGSFTAFMAPGLLSLVPRDQALVDAFRLAIGADDTIIGRAPSFGEWITTVIPSNALAAAAANAMLPLVVFSLFFGFAATRIEPERRARLLELVQAIADTMIQVVRWVLWAAPLGVFALVLAVCARVGLAVLGALGWYVLLLCTLYIMVTLLLYGVARLVAREPVRRFMVGIFPAQVIAASTQSSLASLPAMIDCARTRLGYPLHVTALVLPMAVSLFRITSPIQYIGVVSFISWMYGLDLSGLQIGTAIVLSALISMGSVGLPGQVSFMTNNLPVTQAMGLPVEPLGLLLAVDNIPDMFSTVGNVTGDLTATAVVNRLEAGGA, encoded by the coding sequence GTGCGGCGGCTTTCAAATGCGGCGCGCGTCCTGCTCGCCCTTGCCCTCGGCGCCATCATCGGCCTCGCGCTGTCCTACAGCGACCCGGAACTCGGCGCGCGCGCCGCCGACCTGGTGCAGCCGATCGGCCGGCTCTGGCTCAACGCCCTGCAGATGACCGTGGTGCCGCTGGTCGCGGCGCTGGTGGTGCTTGGCGTGAACTCCGCCACCGACGCGGCCGCATCAGGCCGCACCGCCCGCCGCGCAATGGCGGTGTTCGCCGTGCTGCTGATCGCCTCGGGCAGCTTCACCGCGTTCATGGCCCCCGGCCTGCTGTCGCTGGTGCCGCGCGACCAGGCCCTCGTCGACGCCTTCCGGCTGGCCATCGGCGCCGACGACACCATCATCGGCCGTGCTCCTTCGTTCGGCGAGTGGATCACCACCGTCATCCCCAGCAACGCGCTGGCCGCCGCCGCGGCGAACGCCATGCTGCCGCTGGTGGTGTTCTCGCTGTTCTTCGGCTTCGCCGCCACCCGCATCGAACCCGAGCGGCGCGCGCGCCTGCTGGAGCTGGTGCAGGCGATCGCCGACACCATGATCCAGGTGGTGCGCTGGGTGCTGTGGGCGGCGCCGCTGGGCGTGTTCGCGCTGGTGCTGGCGGTCTGCGCCCGCGTGGGCCTGGCGGTGCTGGGCGCGCTGGGCTGGTACGTGCTGCTGCTGTGCACGCTCTACATCATGGTCACCCTGCTGCTGTACGGCGTCGCGCGCCTGGTCGCCAGGGAGCCGGTGCGCCGCTTCATGGTCGGCATCTTCCCGGCGCAGGTGATCGCGGCCAGCACCCAGTCCTCGCTCGCATCACTTCCGGCGATGATCGACTGCGCCCGCACCCGGCTCGGCTACCCGCTGCACGTCACCGCACTGGTGCTGCCGATGGCGGTGTCGCTCTTCCGCATTACCAGTCCGATCCAGTACATCGGCGTGGTCAGCTTCATCAGCTGGATGTACGGGCTGGACCTGAGTGGACTGCAGATCGGCACCGCCATCGTGCTGTCGGCGCTGATCAGCATGGGCTCGGTGGGCCTGCCCGGCCAGGTGAGCTTCATGACCAACAACCTGCCCGTGACCCAGGCCATGGGCCTGCCGGTGGAGCCGCTGGGCCTGCTGCTGGCGGTGGACAACATCCCCGACATGTTCTCGACCGTCGGCAACGTCACCGGCGACCTGACGGCGACGGCCGTGGTCAACCGCCTGGAGGCCGGCGGGGCGTGA
- a CDS encoding MurR/RpiR family transcriptional regulator, which yields MPPLARIRGERDRMSAIERRIADFMLDNAHLLRDYSSQQLANALGISQSSVVKFSQKLGFKGYPDLKFSIGESLARLDPEGGGTGTARAARNDDPGALLAESLWRAKAEAVNVTRALNAHSDVSRVAEAIRAADKVYAIGVGNDGLHSRAIAIKLAMIGRTAIHLFDPALMAVGTSSAAPGDVLLVLCEHGQEAALCHTARLFRRRGGKVVTFTRHTANALRAHADIALLVSAHDPRPQVELLLYHAALQHLLDLVFLLLCEDEAHLRMLVENAAPIE from the coding sequence ATGCCGCCGCTTGCGAGGATCCGCGGCGAACGCGACCGGATGTCGGCGATCGAACGCCGCATCGCCGACTTCATGCTCGACAACGCCCACCTGCTGCGCGACTACTCCTCGCAGCAGCTGGCCAACGCGCTGGGCATCAGCCAGTCGAGCGTGGTCAAGTTCAGCCAGAAGCTGGGCTTCAAGGGCTATCCGGACCTCAAGTTCTCGATCGGTGAATCGCTGGCGCGGCTCGACCCCGAAGGCGGCGGAACCGGCACCGCGCGCGCCGCGCGCAACGACGATCCCGGGGCCCTGCTGGCCGAGTCGCTGTGGCGCGCCAAGGCCGAGGCGGTCAACGTGACCCGCGCGCTCAACGCGCACAGCGACGTTTCGCGGGTGGCCGAGGCGATCCGCGCGGCGGACAAGGTCTACGCGATCGGCGTGGGCAACGACGGGCTGCACTCGCGCGCGATCGCGATCAAGCTGGCGATGATCGGCCGCACCGCGATACACCTGTTCGATCCGGCGCTGATGGCGGTAGGCACCTCGTCGGCCGCGCCCGGCGACGTCCTGCTGGTCCTGTGCGAGCACGGCCAGGAGGCCGCGCTCTGCCACACCGCGCGCCTGTTCCGCCGGCGCGGCGGCAAGGTGGTCACGTTCACCCGCCACACCGCGAACGCACTGCGCGCGCACGCCGACATCGCGCTGCTGGTCAGCGCCCACGACCCGCGGCCCCAGGTCGAGCTGCTGCTGTACCACGCCGCGCTCCAGCACCTGCTGGACCTGGTGTTCCTGCTGCTGTGCGAGGACGAGGCCCACCTGCGTATGCTGGTGGAAAATGCAGCACCAATCGAATGA
- a CDS encoding FMN-binding glutamate synthase family protein — protein MTYRYTAWFACIAICLLGIVLALTWSSGWWWVAAVAGALSLLGLLDVSQRISTLRQLYPVLIHFRYGLESVGPEIRQYFIERETEEVPFSREQRALVYQRAKRVQDTVPFGTIHDVYGNDYEWINHSLVPTHLAGHDFRTTVGAGGAAPYDASVFNISAMSFGSLSANAVRALNLGAKRGGFYHDTGEGSISPYHREYGGDLVWEIGSGYFGCRDAEGRFDPERFAANAADPQVKMIEIKLSQGAKPGHGGMLPGAKVTPEIALTRGVPVGVDCNSPAQHSAFGTPVGLLEFVAGLRGLAGGKPVGFKLAIGHPWEWFGVAKAMRETGILPDFIVVDGAEGGTGAAPVEFVNHIGVPLQEALMLVHNTLVGLDLRDKIRVGAAGKITSAFDIARTLAMGADFCNAGRAFMFSLGCIQARSCHNDRCPTGIATQDPRRWKHLDVQDKGERVANYHRNTMVALRDLLCASGLSSPAELGPEHIVRRVSQMHVSSLASIYHFLQPGELLAGAVPERHAVFKTFWDVARADTFAPPSRVLEMRTSKSR, from the coding sequence ATGACCTACCGCTATACCGCCTGGTTCGCCTGCATCGCCATCTGCCTGCTGGGCATCGTGTTGGCGCTGACGTGGTCGTCGGGGTGGTGGTGGGTGGCGGCGGTCGCGGGCGCGCTGTCGCTGTTGGGCCTGCTCGACGTCAGCCAGCGCATCAGCACGCTGCGGCAGCTGTATCCGGTGCTGATCCATTTCCGCTACGGGCTGGAGTCGGTGGGGCCGGAGATCCGCCAGTACTTCATCGAGCGCGAGACCGAGGAGGTGCCGTTCTCGCGCGAGCAGCGGGCGCTGGTCTACCAGCGCGCCAAGCGCGTGCAGGACACGGTGCCGTTCGGCACCATCCACGACGTCTATGGCAACGACTACGAGTGGATCAACCATTCGCTGGTGCCGACCCACCTGGCCGGGCACGACTTCCGCACCACGGTGGGCGCCGGTGGCGCGGCTCCCTACGACGCGAGCGTGTTCAACATCTCGGCGATGAGCTTCGGCTCGCTGTCGGCCAACGCGGTCCGTGCGCTCAACCTGGGCGCGAAGCGCGGCGGCTTCTACCACGACACCGGCGAGGGTTCGATCTCGCCCTACCATCGCGAGTACGGCGGCGACCTGGTGTGGGAGATCGGTTCGGGCTACTTCGGCTGCCGGGACGCGGAAGGGCGCTTCGACCCGGAGCGCTTCGCGGCCAATGCCGCGGACCCGCAGGTCAAAATGATCGAGATCAAGCTGTCGCAGGGCGCCAAGCCCGGCCATGGCGGGATGCTGCCCGGCGCGAAGGTGACGCCGGAGATCGCGCTGACGCGCGGCGTGCCGGTGGGCGTGGACTGCAACTCGCCGGCCCAGCATTCGGCGTTCGGGACGCCGGTGGGGCTGCTGGAGTTCGTGGCCGGGCTGCGTGGCCTGGCCGGCGGCAAGCCGGTGGGCTTCAAGCTGGCGATCGGTCATCCCTGGGAGTGGTTCGGCGTGGCCAAGGCGATGCGCGAGACCGGCATCCTGCCGGACTTCATCGTGGTCGACGGCGCCGAGGGTGGCACGGGTGCGGCGCCGGTGGAGTTCGTCAACCACATCGGCGTGCCGCTGCAGGAGGCGCTGATGCTGGTGCACAACACCCTGGTGGGCCTCGATCTCCGCGACAAGATCCGCGTGGGCGCGGCGGGCAAGATCACCTCGGCCTTCGACATCGCGCGCACGCTGGCGATGGGCGCCGACTTCTGCAACGCAGGCCGCGCCTTCATGTTCTCGCTGGGCTGCATCCAGGCGCGCAGCTGCCACAATGATCGCTGCCCGACCGGCATCGCGACCCAGGATCCACGCCGCTGGAAACACCTGGACGTGCAGGACAAGGGCGAGCGCGTGGCCAACTACCACCGCAACACGATGGTGGCGTTGCGCGACCTGCTGTGTGCGTCGGGGCTGTCGTCGCCGGCAGAGCTGGGGCCGGAGCACATCGTGCGCCGGGTCTCGCAGATGCATGTGAGCTCGCTGGCCAGCATCTACCACTTCCTGCAGCCGGGTGAGCTGCTGGCGGGCGCGGTGCCCGAACGACATGCCGTCTTCAAGACCTTCTGGGACGTCGCGCGCGCCGACACGTTCGCCCCGCCGTCGCGCGTCCTCGAGATGCGGACGTCGAAGAGCCGGTGA
- a CDS encoding fasciclin domain-containing protein, with translation MYVPSRLRLLTAALALGLAAPLAYAAPSGDSAAAAKPARASADIVDTAVAAGQFKTLAAALQAAGLVDTLKGPGPFTVFAPTDAAFAALPAGTVESLLKPENREKLTAILTYHVVAGRYPAARVAGLDSAPTVNGGTVDIKAMGGGVTVDGARVTKADIEASNGVIHVIDKVLMP, from the coding sequence ATGTACGTCCCGTCCCGCCTCCGCCTTCTCACCGCCGCGCTGGCCCTCGGCCTGGCCGCCCCGCTTGCCTACGCCGCGCCGTCCGGCGATTCCGCCGCAGCCGCCAAGCCGGCACGCGCCAGCGCCGACATCGTCGACACCGCGGTCGCCGCCGGCCAGTTCAAGACCCTCGCCGCTGCACTGCAGGCCGCCGGCCTGGTCGACACCCTGAAGGGCCCGGGCCCGTTCACCGTCTTCGCGCCCACCGACGCCGCCTTCGCCGCCCTGCCGGCCGGCACCGTCGAATCGCTGCTGAAGCCGGAGAACCGCGAAAAGCTCACCGCCATCCTCACCTACCACGTCGTCGCGGGCCGCTACCCTGCCGCTCGCGTTGCCGGGCTCGACAGCGCGCCGACCGTCAACGGCGGAACGGTCGACATCAAGGCGATGGGCGGCGGCGTCACCGTCGACGGCGCCCGCGTCACCAAGGCCGACATCGAAGCCAGCAACGGCGTCATCCACGTCATCGACAAGGTACTCATGCCATGA
- a CDS encoding NAD-dependent epimerase has protein sequence MKVLVTGTAGFIGSHVALQLLARGDQVVGFDSLNDYYDVNLKKARLARFMDHPGYAHVQADLSDRAAVEDVFATHRPDRVVHLAAQAGVRYAAENPHVYVSSNVTGTLHVLEGCRHHGVEHLVFASTSSVYGANRAMPFNERQPTEHPLTLYAATKKANEMMAHSYAHLYGVPATGLRFFTVYGPWGRPDMALFLFTRAILAGEPIKVFNHGHHRRSFTYVDDIVEGIVRALDRPAVADPAWQGESPDPGSSGVAPYRIYNIGNEQPVELLRYIEVLEECLGRKAVMEMLPLQAGDVPDTEADVGALVADVGYRPIVSVEQGVANFVEWYRGYYG, from the coding sequence ATGAAAGTCCTCGTCACCGGCACCGCCGGCTTCATCGGCAGCCATGTCGCCCTGCAGCTGCTGGCGCGCGGTGACCAGGTCGTCGGCTTCGACAGCCTCAACGACTACTACGACGTCAACCTGAAGAAGGCGCGGCTCGCGCGCTTCATGGACCACCCGGGCTATGCCCACGTGCAGGCCGACCTGTCGGACCGCGCGGCGGTGGAAGACGTGTTCGCGACGCACCGGCCCGACCGGGTGGTGCATCTGGCCGCGCAGGCCGGCGTGCGCTATGCCGCCGAGAATCCGCATGTCTATGTATCGAGCAACGTCACCGGCACGCTGCACGTGCTTGAAGGCTGCCGCCACCACGGAGTGGAGCACCTGGTGTTCGCCTCGACCAGCTCGGTCTACGGCGCCAACCGCGCCATGCCGTTCAACGAGCGCCAGCCCACCGAGCATCCGCTGACGCTGTACGCGGCGACCAAGAAGGCCAACGAGATGATGGCGCACTCGTATGCGCACCTCTACGGCGTGCCGGCCACGGGCCTGCGCTTCTTCACCGTCTACGGGCCCTGGGGCCGGCCGGACATGGCGCTGTTCCTGTTCACCAGGGCGATCCTGGCCGGCGAGCCGATCAAGGTCTTCAACCACGGCCACCACCGCCGCAGCTTCACCTATGTCGACGACATCGTCGAAGGCATCGTGCGCGCGCTGGACCGGCCGGCGGTGGCGGACCCGGCGTGGCAGGGCGAGTCCCCCGACCCCGGCTCGAGCGGCGTCGCGCCGTACCGGATCTACAACATCGGCAACGAACAGCCGGTGGAGCTGCTGCGCTACATCGAAGTGCTCGAGGAGTGCCTGGGCCGCAAGGCGGTGATGGAGATGCTGCCGCTGCAGGCCGGCGACGTGCCGGACACCGAGGCCGACGTGGGCGCGCTGGTGGCCGACGTCGGCTACCGCCCGATCGTCTCGGTGGAACAGGGCGTCGCCAACTTCGTCGAGTGGTACCGCGGGTACTACGGCTGA
- a CDS encoding MerR family transcriptional regulator produces the protein MYPVKAAAELSGLTPETLRAWERRHGAVVPLRDDKGRRLYDAAMVERLARLHRLTDRGHPIRDLAALDDAALDQLLEERRHAGYGGLEALPAQLLDAVADYRVDVFDRELSVAIATLPLPVLLERVVMPLLREIGQRWADGRLAIAQERLVSSMLRARLLSILNQHPRERRPRVLFATLSGEPHELGLLGAALHLHEMGLPVLYLGTELPAPELARVANRLGAAAVAVSSVDPGHARAALEALRVLDAQLEPQIPVWLGGANARYLGEALGLPRVRAVQDPNVFARQVSHAQRAA, from the coding sequence ATGTACCCGGTCAAGGCCGCCGCCGAGCTGAGTGGGCTGACGCCCGAAACCCTGCGTGCGTGGGAGCGCCGGCATGGCGCCGTGGTGCCGCTGCGCGACGACAAGGGCCGGCGGCTGTACGACGCGGCGATGGTCGAGCGGCTGGCCCGGCTGCATCGGCTGACCGACCGTGGCCATCCGATCCGCGACCTGGCCGCTCTGGACGATGCCGCGCTGGACCAGCTGCTGGAGGAGCGCCGGCACGCCGGCTACGGCGGCCTGGAAGCGCTGCCCGCGCAGCTGCTGGATGCGGTGGCGGACTATCGCGTGGACGTCTTCGACCGCGAGCTGTCGGTCGCGATCGCCACGCTTCCGCTGCCGGTGCTGCTGGAACGCGTGGTGATGCCGCTGCTGCGCGAGATCGGCCAGCGCTGGGCCGACGGCCGGCTGGCGATCGCCCAGGAGCGGCTGGTCAGCAGCATGCTGCGCGCGCGCCTGCTGTCGATCCTGAACCAGCATCCGCGCGAACGGCGGCCGCGCGTGCTGTTCGCGACGCTGAGCGGCGAGCCGCACGAACTCGGATTGCTGGGCGCGGCGCTGCACCTGCACGAGATGGGCCTCCCGGTGCTGTACCTGGGCACCGAGCTTCCGGCGCCGGAGCTCGCGCGGGTCGCCAACCGGCTGGGCGCGGCGGCGGTGGCGGTGAGTTCGGTGGATCCGGGGCATGCGCGGGCCGCGCTGGAGGCGCTTCGCGTGCTGGACGCCCAGCTGGAGCCGCAGATTCCGGTCTGGCTGGGCGGCGCCAACGCGCGCTACCTGGGCGAGGCCCTGGGCCTGCCGCGCGTGCGCGCGGTGCAGGATCCGAACGTGTTCGCCCGCCAGGTCAGCCACGCGCAGCGCGCGGCCTGA
- a CDS encoding ferritin-like domain-containing protein codes for MAVKTMEDLFIHELSDMYSAEKQMSKALPRMARAAEAPDLKAAFETHLEETLGQIERIDQLVEKQGLKLKRIKCAAMEGLVEEAKEVIEEVEAGPVRDAALIGGAQKSEHYEIASYSTLCVLATQLGYRDALPLLEANLKEERATDEKLAILARSGKAAQKAA; via the coding sequence ATGGCTGTCAAAACGATGGAAGACCTGTTCATCCACGAGCTTTCGGACATGTACAGCGCCGAGAAGCAGATGAGCAAGGCGCTGCCGCGCATGGCGCGCGCGGCCGAGGCGCCCGACCTCAAGGCTGCGTTCGAGACCCACCTGGAGGAGACCCTGGGCCAGATCGAGCGCATCGACCAGCTGGTCGAGAAGCAGGGCCTGAAGCTCAAGCGCATCAAGTGCGCAGCGATGGAAGGCCTGGTGGAAGAGGCCAAGGAAGTGATCGAAGAAGTGGAAGCCGGCCCGGTGCGCGATGCCGCGTTGATCGGCGGCGCGCAGAAGTCCGAGCACTACGAGATCGCGTCCTACAGCACCCTGTGCGTGCTGGCGACCCAGCTGGGCTACCGCGACGCACTGCCGCTGCTCGAGGCCAACCTCAAGGAAGAGCGCGCGACCGACGAGAAGCTGGCGATCCTGGCCAGGAGCGGCAAGGCTGCGCAGAAGGCGGCCTGA
- a CDS encoding MraY family glycosyltransferase → MDMLELANEIGLAYALLAAVATWCVMRVLHPLAPRLNLLDFPVGRKDHAHPTPIIGGLAMVVGCIVVLPLIREHATATMLSFVAASLLLVGIGLYDDRYDLRWYWRVLAQVVAALIMIYGAGVSVANLGGVFGMGELGWISVPFTVFATVGIINAINMVDGADGLAGSLVAACLVMLACAAVYAGNPSLARISLVIAGAVCAFLLYNMRFPWQPRAKTFMGNAGSAWLGLLVAWVVFRLTQNSGHPVNPVLALWLLPIPVLDCLVLTVRRVREGRSPFSAGRDHIHHFMQDAGFGPTQAALVLTLFSLGTGLVAGQLMRLDVPNMLILAGFLALCLGWYALSTHRQRTLRFFAVLRALPVFGPMPERAHKARGRSEVPLPMVPGAGKHAAGSRSAGTTARRTARAVGKDGAAPAMAQSDADARADDPVNDVDPSNRHASARERLRNSA, encoded by the coding sequence ATGGACATGCTGGAACTTGCGAACGAAATTGGACTGGCCTACGCGCTGCTCGCAGCCGTCGCCACCTGGTGCGTCATGCGGGTCCTGCATCCCCTGGCGCCGCGACTGAACCTCCTCGACTTCCCCGTCGGCCGCAAGGACCACGCGCATCCGACCCCGATCATCGGCGGCCTGGCGATGGTGGTCGGCTGCATCGTGGTGCTGCCTTTGATCCGCGAGCACGCCACCGCGACCATGCTCTCCTTCGTCGCCGCGTCGCTGCTGCTGGTCGGCATCGGCCTGTACGACGACCGCTATGACCTGCGCTGGTACTGGCGCGTGCTGGCCCAGGTGGTCGCCGCGCTGATCATGATCTACGGCGCCGGCGTGAGCGTGGCCAACCTTGGAGGCGTGTTCGGCATGGGCGAGCTGGGCTGGATCTCGGTGCCGTTCACCGTGTTCGCCACCGTCGGCATCATCAACGCCATCAACATGGTCGACGGCGCCGATGGCCTCGCCGGCTCGCTGGTCGCGGCCTGCCTGGTGATGCTGGCGTGCGCGGCCGTCTATGCCGGCAACCCGTCGCTGGCGCGCATCTCGCTGGTCATCGCCGGCGCGGTCTGCGCCTTCCTGCTCTACAACATGCGCTTCCCCTGGCAGCCGCGGGCCAAGACCTTCATGGGCAACGCCGGCAGTGCCTGGCTGGGCCTGCTGGTGGCCTGGGTAGTGTTCCGCCTGACCCAGAACTCGGGCCATCCGGTGAACCCGGTGCTGGCGCTCTGGCTGCTGCCGATCCCGGTGTTGGATTGCCTCGTGCTGACCGTGCGCCGCGTCCGCGAAGGCCGCTCGCCGTTTTCGGCCGGCCGTGACCATATCCACCACTTCATGCAGGACGCCGGCTTCGGCCCGACCCAGGCCGCACTCGTGCTGACCCTCTTCAGCCTCGGCACCGGCCTGGTGGCCGGCCAGCTGATGCGGCTGGACGTGCCCAACATGCTGATCCTGGCCGGGTTCCTCGCGCTGTGCCTGGGCTGGTACGCGCTGAGCACGCATCGCCAGAGGACGCTGCGCTTCTTCGCCGTGCTGCGCGCGCTGCCCGTGTTCGGCCCGATGCCGGAGCGTGCGCACAAGGCACGCGGCCGCAGCGAAGTTCCGCTGCCGATGGTGCCAGGCGCTGGCAAGCATGCAGCGGGATCCCGCAGCGCGGGCACCACCGCGCGGCGCACCGCGCGAGCCGTTGGCAAGGACGGCGCGGCGCCGGCCATGGCGCAGAGCGATGCCGACGCGCGCGCCGATGATCCCGTCAACGACGTCGACCCGTCCAACCGGCACGCGTCCGCGCGCGAGCGTTTACGCAACAGCGCCTGA
- a CDS encoding zinc-dependent alcohol dehydrogenase, whose amino-acid sequence MRALTWQGKHDVRVETMPDPSLVAADDIILRVTATAICGSDLHIYRGKIPTMEDGDILGHEFMGIVEDAGPAVTRVKRGDRVVIPFVIACGQCFHCLLSEYACCETTNTGRGAILNAKQIKPPAALFGYSRLYGGVPGGQAELVRVPQANVGPLVVPDVLSDEQVLFLSDILPTGYQAAINAGVEPGSSLAIFGAGPVGLMAAACARMLGAATIFMIDDNAHRLAFARATYDIIPINFDEVDDPAGAIVEATAGRGVDATIEAVGFEAKGSVTETVMTNLKLEGSSGKAIRQAIAATRRGGTVSVPGVYAGFIHGFLFGDAFDKGLTFKMGQTHVQRFMPELLEAIGEGRLKPEVIISHRMKLEDAAKGYEMFNAQDDECRKVVLTP is encoded by the coding sequence ATGCGCGCACTCACCTGGCAGGGCAAGCACGATGTCCGCGTCGAAACCATGCCGGACCCTTCGCTGGTGGCCGCCGACGACATCATCCTGCGCGTCACCGCCACCGCGATCTGCGGCTCGGACCTGCACATCTACCGCGGCAAGATCCCCACGATGGAGGATGGCGACATCCTCGGCCACGAGTTCATGGGCATCGTCGAGGACGCAGGTCCCGCGGTGACGCGGGTCAAGCGCGGCGACCGCGTGGTGATTCCCTTCGTCATCGCCTGCGGGCAGTGTTTCCACTGCCTGCTGAGCGAATACGCCTGCTGCGAGACCACCAACACCGGCCGCGGCGCGATCCTCAATGCCAAGCAGATCAAGCCGCCGGCGGCGCTGTTCGGCTACAGCCGCCTGTACGGCGGCGTGCCCGGCGGCCAGGCCGAGCTGGTGCGCGTGCCGCAGGCCAATGTCGGCCCGCTGGTGGTGCCCGACGTGCTGTCCGACGAACAGGTGCTGTTCCTGTCCGACATCCTGCCCACGGGCTACCAGGCGGCGATCAACGCCGGCGTCGAACCGGGCTCCTCGCTGGCGATCTTCGGCGCGGGGCCGGTGGGGCTGATGGCCGCGGCCTGCGCACGCATGCTCGGTGCGGCGACCATCTTCATGATCGACGACAACGCCCATCGGCTGGCCTTTGCGCGCGCCACCTACGACATCATCCCGATCAACTTCGACGAGGTCGACGACCCCGCCGGGGCAATCGTTGAGGCGACCGCGGGCCGGGGCGTGGACGCGACCATCGAGGCGGTCGGCTTCGAGGCCAAGGGCAGCGTCACCGAAACGGTGATGACCAACCTCAAGCTGGAAGGCTCCAGCGGCAAGGCGATCCGCCAGGCCATCGCCGCCACCCGGAGGGGCGGCACGGTGAGCGTGCCGGGCGTCTATGCCGGCTTCATCCATGGCTTCCTGTTCGGCGACGCCTTCGACAAGGGATTGACCTTCAAGATGGGCCAGACCCATGTGCAGCGCTTCATGCCCGAGCTGCTGGAGGCGATCGGCGAGGGCCGGCTGAAGCCCGAAGTGATCATTTCGCACCGCATGAAGCTTGAGGATGCGGCCAAGGGCTACGAGATGTTCAACGCCCAGGACGACGAGTGCCGCAAGGTGGTGCTGACGCCCTGA